One Gadus chalcogrammus isolate NIFS_2021 chromosome 22, NIFS_Gcha_1.0, whole genome shotgun sequence genomic window carries:
- the psmb4 gene encoding proteasome subunit beta type-4 encodes METSGLKLNFWENGPTPGQFYSFPGSQQGPSCGPVRHTLNPMVTGTSVLGVKFTGGVVIAADMLGSYGSLARFRNVSRLMKVNDSTILGASGDYADYQYLKQVLDQMVVDEELLGDGHSYTPKALHSWLTRVMYNRRSKMNPLWNTVVIGGFYKGESFLGYVDKLGVAYEAPTVATGFGAYLAQPLMREFLENKVEVTQAEARALVERCLKVLYYRDARSYNRHEIAIVTEKGVEIIGPLSSETNWDIAHMVSGFE; translated from the exons ATGGAGACCAGCGGCTTGAAGCTAAACTTCTGGGAGAATGGACCGACACCGGGACAGTTCTACTCGTTCCCCGGGTCCCAGCAGGGGCCCTCCTGCGGCCCGGTCCGACACACCCT GAACCCGATGGTGACGGGGACCTCTGTCCTGGGGGTGAAGTTCACGGGTGGCGTGGTGATCGCGGCGGACATGCTGGGCTCCTACGGCTCCCTGGCGCGCTTCAGGAACGTCTCGCGCCTGATGAAG gtgaACGACAGCACCATCCTGGGGGCGTCCGGGGACTACGCAGACTACCAGTACCTCAAACAGGTCCTGGACCAGATGGT GGTGGACGAGGAGTTGCTAGGCGACGGCCACAGCTACACCCCCAAGGCGCTCCACTCGTGGCTGACGCGCGTCATGTACAACCGGCGGAGCAAGATGAACCCGCTGTGGAACACGGTGGTGATCGGGGGCTTCTACAAGGGGGAGAG TTTCCTAGGTTACGTGGACAAgctgggcgtggcctatgagGCACCGACCGTGGCCACGGGTTTCGGAGCGTACCTGGCCCAG cccctGATGAGGGAGTTCCTGGAGAACAAGGTGGAGGTGACGCAGGCGGAGGCGCGGGCTCTGGTGGAGCGCTGCCTGAAGGTCCTGTACTACCGCGACGCGCGCTCCTACAACAGG CATGAGATCGCCATAGTAACCGAAAAGGGTGTGGAGATCATCGGACCCCTGTCCTCCGAGACCAACTGGGACATCGCCCACATGGTCAG TGGCTTTGAATGA
- the rfx5 gene encoding DNA-binding protein RFX5: MSDQPVLQGEESSQRGEEPCSTGDGHLDAGEEPSVLLHKLKSNISKNVESKVEDILHDVQRFSDNDKLYLYLQLPSGPGPGDKSAGDSSSFSTADQLHTCCWIRSHLEEHSDTCLPKQDVYETYRRYCENLHQRALSAANFGKIIRDIFPNIKARRLGGRGQSKYCYSGIRRKTVLNMPLLPNLDLSSDPAELTELVQTYRAEVTEAACQLICDWAQKILKRSFLTVVEVARFLVHEHLVDPRCAQASLLTAATLTGGPSKPNKVIKKISRETENVPSDAKREKEAESSSSSSKPPPADRPSSSSLDAAPPPGSSSLRTAGGRDLQVEALMKHLPRILPRSSAPDKAPLAVRASPPSLAPKDASGVKVIAMATLPQQQGGAMPLVILPQGCLSYGERDRPPAHNPRPPPHHAAPATPTSVLQRARGGAKRPLEAGPALGGGANATPVKRKRGRPRKARPDDPPPPPPPAPPPPPLTQHASIITSLTGGVIQKAGSSSQQVVELVIQERPPPRRGVLTPPPLIKLELGEVEITLTP, from the exons ATGAGCGACCAGCCGGTGCTCCAGGGGGAGGAGTCCTctcagagaggggaggagccttGTTCCACGGGGGATGGGCACCTGGatgcgggggaggagcctagCGTGCTGCTGCACAAGCTTAAGAGCAACATCTC CAAGAATGTGGAGAGCAAAGTGGAGGACATACTG CATGATGTTCAGCGCTTCTCAGACAACGACAAGCTCTACCTCTACCTGCAGCTCCCGTCTGGACCGGGTCCCGGGGACAAGAG tgcGGGGGACTCCAGCTCCTTCAGTACAGCTGACCAGCTCCACACCTGCTGCTGGATCCGCTCCCACCTGGAGGAGCACTCGGACACCTGCCTCCCCAAGCAGGACGTCTACGAGACCTACAG GCGCTACTGTGAGAAcctccaccagagggcgctcagCGCCGCCAACTTCGGGAAGATCATCAGAGACATCTTCCCCAACATCAAGGCCCGCCGGCTGGGCGGCCGAGGGCAGTCCAA GTACTGCTACAGTGGGATCAGGAGGAAGACTGTCCTCAACATGCCCCTCCTGCCCAACCTGGATCTCAGCAGTGACCCG GCGGAGCTGACGGAGCTGGTGCAGACGTACCGGGCGGAGGTGACGGAGGCGGCCTGCCAGCTGATCTGCGACTGGGCCCAGAAGATCCTGAAGCGCTCCTTCCtcacggtggtggaggtggcgcgCTTCCTGGTCCACGAGCACCTGGTGGACCCGCGCTGCGCCCAGGCCAGCCTGCTGACCGCCGCCACGCTCAccg gaggtCCTTCTAAGCCCAACAAGGTGATAAAGAAGATTTCTAGAGAAACAGAGAACGTCCCATCAGACGCGaag agggagaaggaggcggagtcttcctcctcctcgtctaaACCTCCGCCAGCAGACAgaccctcgtcctcctccctggACGCCGCTCCccctcccggctcctcctccctgcggACTGCGGGGGGGCGGGACCTCCAG gtggaggcccTGATGAAGCACCTCCCCCGGATCCTCCCCAGGAGCTCGGCCCCGGACAAGGCCCCGCTGGCCGTGcgcgcctcccccccctccctggcccctAAGGACGCCTCGGGGGTGAAGGTCATCGCCATGGCGACGCTGCCCCAGCAGCAGGGCGGCGCGATGCCGCTGGTGATCCTGCCCCAGGGCTGCCTGTCCTACGGCGAGAGGGaccgcccccccgcccacaacccccgccccccgccacaCCACGCCGCCCCGGCTACGCCCACCTCCGTGCTGCAGCGGGCCAGGGGTGGGGCCAAGAGGCCCCTGGAGGCGGGGCCCGCGCTGGGGGGCGGAGCCAACGCCACGCCGGTCAAACGGAAGCGAGGGAGACCCCGGAAGGCCCGCCCCGAcgacccgccccctccccctccccccgccccgccccctccgcccctcACGCAGCACGCCTCCATCATCACCTCGCTCACCGGGGGGGTCATCCAGAAGGCGGGCTCCTCCTCCcagcaggtggtggagctggtgatcCAGGAGCGGCCGCCCCCCCGCAGGGGGGTCCTG acgCCCCCCCCGCTCATCAAGCTGGagctgggggaggtggagatcaccctcaccccctag